GAAAGAAAATCCTGAGGGCATCCCGCCTTCGCCACAGCCGCCCTGAAACATCATGTTCATCATCTGAAAAATGTCGGCTTGACGTGCCGGAAAGTCACTCGTACCCCCAGGACTAGATGCATCATCAAGTTGCCCTGAGTCATACAACCTTTTCTTCTGGGGATCTGAGAGAATGGAAAACGCCTCACCTACTTCCTTGAACATCTTCTCTGCGTGagccttttcctcctcggTCGCGTGGGCCCACTTATCCGGGTGCCACTGCAAACAACCCTTCTTGTATGCACGTTTAATGGAGGAGTCATCCGACTCTCCCTGCGGCAGACCCAATATTTTGTAATagtccttcctttttgctcTCTTGGCACTAATCTTCATTTGCTGCGCCTCACCATTGTACGAAGGGTCCATCTCTGCCGCCCTTTGGATATCCCTCAGGGCGTCGTCATAGTTCTCGAGGGCCTCGTGGATACGGCTACGACGGGCGTACAACTTCGCACTTTCCGCGCCGTTTTTGATAGCAAAGTCACAGTCAAGTAAAGCGCTTGAATATTCTTTTAGCTCCATCTTGGCAGCAGCCTGGTTACCCCGTAGAACGGCTGTCATTCGAATGTTTGAGGGATCGACTTCTATTGCAGCCTTGTAACAATTAACGGCAGCGGTGAATCGTTTCTCCTTAAAAGCCGCGTTACCCTCGGTCTTTTGAGACTCCACTGCCCGTATCTTCTTCAAGAGCTCAGTAGCCTTTCGATTGTCGGGATCCAACTCAATCGTGTGACGAAGTATCGACTGTGCGTTATTCAGCCCGCTTTGCCCACTATAGTAACTGGCGAGTGCCCGAACATAAAGATAGTAGGTATCATCAGCGTGTGCACTGGAAAGAGCCGTCAGCGATCGGATAACCCTCTCGGGGTACAGTGAAGCTTGAGACTCGCCCAACATAATGCCGACAATGGCACAGTCCGGGAACAGTTGGGCCGCCTTCACTAACTCACGTTCCGCCGCCAGAAAGTTGCGTTCCTCTAGCAGACGCTGACCAGCTTCAAACCCCCTTTGGCCTTCTTCGGCAGTTCTATGAAGCTCCTGTATCTGCTTTTTGTCTTCCGGAGACGCGCCACAAGCTTCCAGAACCACGAGGGCTTCCTTTAGTTTTTGCGTCGCTTCCCTAAATCTACCCAGATGACAAAGTGCGTTGTGCAGACGCGAGTATCCCTTAACAAATGTCTTATCATTGGCGATTGCTGCTTCAGCATCAAGCACTGCCTTCTGatattctttcatttttatgtAAGCTGCACTTCTGTTAGAAAAGAGTGCTGCCTCCTTGGAATTTAACTTAATCGCTTCGGAGTAGAGTTTAACAGCGTTGGCATATGCTTCACTTTTAAACGCCTTGTTTCCTTCCTCGCGTAGCTCCATCCAAGAAGCAACACCATCATCAGGCTCCATCTGCTTAAAGAGTACTAGCCCCGAGTCAACAGTTCCACGGATCCTATATGTTAGATTGCGGGTTCCACCTTGCTATATCCTAATATGCTCCTGAAACCGAAGGGTCCTGTAATGCCTCCGCGGCCTCTGTGACACACCTGAATAACCTCTTGAACAACAATgagaaacaaaacggaaaagaaTGGGTGGAACCCAGGGAGACTAACTTATATGCACAACCTTTAACAACAACCCCCGATGCAAAGCAAACGTCAAACATCGTTGCGGACCATACCTCTCGTTCTTGTaccttcctcctccatacacacgcatataccaaaatgaggaaaagtaCCGATGATCGATAACCTTTTAGTATTTTCCAAATGCGGGGCGGTAAATGTACAGTGACGGTGTCGCCACTGAGAGGAAACTAAAGGAATCCTCCCATACTGAATGGGGCCCTTACGCCACGTACAGTATCACCGTCATTAACCGCCCGGGAAGCTCTGCACGACGTTAAAATGTCGTCAACCACTGCTTCGGTTGATGCCCAGTGTGGTCTACATGCAATTACAAAACACGACACCAATAGCGGCTCTCGCCGCGCTCAGGCACCTCCACAACCGACGGCAGTGCATCAACCACAAACTAGTACCTTAGCACAACCGAACGCACAACAATAAACCAGACGACTTGGGGACCCGGCGGTGCAAAACCTGAATGGGGAACTTATGTGGTGCAGAAGTGGGGACTACGAGCTCTTCTGGGTTCAGTTCCTCTATTACACGTGACAGACAACCATATAAGCACGCAACCTACGATCAAATAGTCCTATATGGCATGCCTCATTAACTGTTGCATTACCTTGTAAAGAAAATGTCGTGCAAAATCTCCTTCCTCTCCTGGATAACCAAGTCACGACACATATCATTAACAGCAAGCGAAATCCCGAACGTCGTCGCACTGACAGGCCACCTCCGTGGCATGCAGCGGCGGAAAGAAGCATAGAATCCAGGTTTTAGACACACACTCTTAGCGTCGACTACGCCAGAAGACGTGAGTTGCTCCACCTGTCCACGTCGCCTTCCGACATTAATGAAATAGGTAGTGACATGACCGACGAAAGAGGCGAGCACGCCAGCAAAAAGTCGCTGACCGAACGAAGTGCAGTGACAGTGTTCCTTGAGGAATTCGTAGGTCGCAAAACCGACGCCCCCAACAGGCCCTACACCCATAGCCGCAAAGGTACTCCACTCGCGAAATGATCGCGGAGATTGCGCTTTTGCTATATCGTGAAGTAGCCAATAATGTGAATGAAAGTGACGTGGAGTCGTGTGTTTCACTGCTCGGGCGCCCACATGCGCGATAGGGTACAGCAGAGCCGTTGCCGCCGCCGTCGCCACAGCGCCTGCAACAAAGTTTGTAGCCGGCGTTGGCGTTAGAGAAAATAACAGCCGCTCTGAAGCTGTCTGGCATATGTCAAACAGTGAGTAAGTGAGGGCACCATACGAAATAACTCGCATCATTGTGACGTCACCACCGTGGGCTGCAACACCTCTCCAGCAGAGCAAACCACTCGACAGGGGACCGTGCCGGCCGGTTGTACGTGAATATAAACGGCCCAAACACACTTGAAACAAGATTTTAAGTTGAAGAAGTGCAGCTGTACATGTTTGGGCCACACACGCGGCCATCATTCCGCAAACAAGCCCCTCTGGAAGAGACACCAAGTTTCCCCGACGGGAGTATTTCACTACCTCCTCATCGTACTCGCGCATGCGCCGCTTAACGATATCATTGACAGTAAAAACAGTGCTAACGGCTATGGGGCCTTTAATCCAGTTCATGGAAAGGCCTTTATACCAACCCTGAAGGAAGCCTTCCTCCTTGTAAATCACACGAAGTGCATGGAAAACACCGCGGTAACGACCTGGCGTCACTTGCATGCGGCGCCGAACAATGTCCAGAGGGTAGGTAGCGGACTGAGCAACAAGTCCAGCAAAACCACCAGCCACAATCCTCTCATGCACAGAAATGGACTTCTCGGACGAAAGCTCACGCCATCGAACAATATAGCTCTTCAGAGTCTCGAAGACAGCAAAACTACACCCTGCATAGGGCATAATGCCAATAACAGTAGGAACTAGTCCAGAATATAGCGACCTCCAGCCGTGATCGGCCACCAGTGACCTGTAAGCCCGGCAGTAGCTGGGGATCACCCCCTTGTCGAAATTGTGAACAGCAAGTCGCGCCCTCATGAGGTCCAGAGGGTAGGTGCACGCCGTTGCCGTAGCACCCGAAAGTGAGCCACTCAGGAACCGTATGATAACCATTGTGCCCTCATTCTTTGAAGTACTTGTCCGATCGGCGATCAGTAAATACTGAAACCCCTCACGATAGTAATCAAACGTTACAAATGTCACGGCGGCATATGGCACAACTCGTATCATCGTTGCGCCATTACCTATCCACAATCCAGCTATACCGTGCTTCCTCACTGTTGCCATACCCAGCTTACATGCATTGTAAAGTGAGAAGCGCCGCTGGGAGTCTACTTGGAAGATTATCTTAACCTTGTCAGCGGGTGCAATTACCGTTTTGCTAACGGCACCAGCGATCCCACCAGCGGCAAACCCTTCTAGGAAACGTACAACTCCCTGGACGACTCGAGCAGCAGAACTCGGTTCTTCAGTAGCGGAGAACTCGCCGTAATATTGAAATCTTTCGAAGTCGATCTCATATTGTCCTAAGGAGGTAAACCGTTTGTGATGCTCTTCGCAGAAACGACTCCACTGTGCCTCCGAGagtcctccttttccttcgtgaTCGAAGCACTGTACAAGCTCTCGAATATGTTCAGGCGGAAGGAAAATCAGTGGGGCCACCTTCTTCACTATGACGTCAGTTGGAATGTACGGTACTCCCGTCGTGGAAGAAGTTGTAGACCGACCTGCATCAACGTCCTTGGCCAGCATTCACAGGAAACCAACTAAGGCAGCTACACTGTCCCAGTGCCGACACCGTTGTCTATAACTGGGGTGCCAAACGTCAGGGGAAAAGCGACCAGGGAGTGAAATCGCGCACACAACCGAGCGCTTTACGACTTTGGGTGCCGTCGGGAACACTCCTTCCTGATTCAGcttcaaaagaaagagaaagagcaTAGggcgaaaataaaacaggTGTAAGTCGAAAACATTTAACAACGACCGGTAGTTTTCCCCACCGCATATGCATACATGTATGTGCTCACAGTCGTATAGCAGTCAAGTAAACGTAAAATGTACCAACAGAATCACTGCATATTGTGATGTAAGCCTCACACAGAGCAATATATAACCTTGAACCAAGAATACAACCTGACGACACGACCTCCAGCACATCAGATGCCTGCAGGtacagcaaaagaaaaaaggctACATCTAGAGAAGCTAGTTGATATCTGTTTTGTTCCGCTTCCTTATGTATGAATCGAGCTCGCCTTTAATGGAACGGAACCCGCACTCGTAATCTTGTCCCTCAAGGCGGTACAGTCGAAGTTGTTCTTCAGCTTCTTCGTACAGCGCCTTTATGCGTGTCAGCTCCCTTCTTACCACCTTCAGTTCAATATTGTTGGAGTGTTCTTCCTCGGACAACCCCACATAATTTGAGATACCGCGGTTCCAGCAACTTTGCATGTTTTCGACGTACGCATCGATCTCCCGCAATGTGGGGACCGCAGAAAGTCCCTGAGGTGATGCCTTGTTAGACCCCAGACGAGGAAGTGACTCCCGTTTTATCAACAATGGGGGCTCACACTCCTCAATCTTCCTCCAGTAATTTTCATCTATTTGTGACTCAACGGCACCTGGTTCCTCTGTAGTGACGCTCACCTTCCCCTTCCACCCCCTCCTGGTTGGTTTAGGAAGCCTCTTTTTCGGTTCAAAAGGAGCTAATATGTGTTGAGTTACTGGGTCAAAAAAACTATTAACCCAGTCCATTTGGGGAAACATTGACATAAACTGACCAATTAACTGAGAAGTTGTTAAAATAACTCCCTCGTCTGACTTACTAAAGGGCATAGTCCCCTGGCATTTGTTTTCCATGTGAACGACTGCTACAGCTGATTTTCGAGGTGTTTCTGTCGTAAATACAGGAAAAATAAGGAGACTTGAAGTGACACGCGATGAATCAACCGTATACTGATTAAGGGCAATCCCGCTACCCAAAACTTCCGCGTCCACAGAGCCTAGGCATCTGTGATGAACCAACTGGGGGGGAAATGCAAGCCTGGCCGCGCAGTTTGCTATGGAAATCATCTCATCATCTTTGCGAATAAATATATGAGATGAGGATGCTTTCGAAATTCTTGTCGCGCCTTCAAGGATATTATACAACGTAGCAGCTATGTACTTTGATACCTCCTTCGATATTTGAAGAGGTCCGCCAGGTACCTTCTCCCTTGGAATGCGATACGCCGTTACACTTGAAGGTTTGGTAATTACAACCTTCTTCCCTTCGTTAGAACGACGTTGCCCGGGTGTTTGCCTTCCCTCGTTAACTAGCTCAGGTAACCCGTCAGCGCGTTTGGGTCGTTCCTTCTCCGTGATATCACCAGTCATAGTCCGACCACTCTCCCGTAATGCCGATTCTATCGGCCCTATAGCGTCACGGATTCTATCAGGTAGCGGTCCCACTTGGTGATGAAATTCCGGGCGTGTCCTTGCAAAGGTATCAAGCATTTCAGCTATTAGTTTCAGTTCATCAATCTGTTCACGATGAGGAAAGgccatccttttttttttgtcctcaGTTAGTAAATACGACCTAGTTACTTTCGATATcgtagcaaataaaaaacgtatatgtacgtatatatagCGGCAACGACAATAGCAATTAGAATCGCTCATTGGAACGGCAACGACAGACCCTGTATAAAGATGATAATTTTCATCGTATACACAAATTCAACgtacatttaaaaaaaatgatcaACGCTCACTACAAAAGAACGCAGGTTTAAATCTTGCTATAACAATGGTCATATTGTCACAGCCTGTTCCTTGTATGCATGGGGCCAGGCACCTATCCAGAACAGCTTCACACACTAAACCAATATCATCTTCGGTATCCTTAAAACTTTGATGAATCAGCTGACAACAGTCATCATTTGACAAAACATCCCAAACTCCATCGcacgcaacaacaacaaaagcatcttcctcttttatatCAATTCTAGTCACATCAGGCAAGGCAGTAACTATCTGTTCCTCCCAAGACAACTCGCTATTCTCTTTGTAGTCAAAATCACCTATAGCTCTACTAACGGCTAAATTTCCATCGACACGATGGGACTGAACCGTCCCTCCGGCTCGCAAAATACGCTCCTTTTCACCCGGAGCAGAAGGTTTGTGATCAATACTTAGAGGAATGGCGCGAGTTCCACGGTACAAAACTGCCCTACTATCACCAGCATTTGCGCATATAACCTCGTTTTGAGTTAACATAACGCAAATGGCCGCAGTTCCACCCTCTGACCTCAGCATCGACATTTTGGACAAATTGGAGTCAATCGCACCAAACGCCTTTTTGAAAGCCTCATCGTATGAGCCACTGCGATACTCTGGTGTTAGCATCAGCTCATCAAGGAGATGTTCCCTACAATACTTAGCGATTTTGTTACCGTTATGTCCATCGAAAACGCCGATGAATGTATGATGTTTATTCCCACCTAAATTCAACTGAGCTACGTGAGCATCTTCCATGGTTTTGCGCCACCCCTGCATCGCGCAACACCCAACATGAATATGGGACGTTTCAAATGTACTGGTGTGCTTCTCTGTGACAGGTTTGGACAGCGTTTCCCCCATATCTCCTgataataagaaaataaatgtggcAAAGCTTTCCCTTTAAGGGGACTTGAAAGTTGTGATAAAGAGAAGCCAATTTGATGGTATTAACGAAACGAATGGGATGAATGCAGTGTGACATATTCTAAAGGAAGGGTGTCTAAGCAATGTCCACACAAACGCGGTCACACCACAGcagtctctttttttttttctgtttgcatatatatatatatatatatatatatatataagtatgtgtgtgtctgtgtgttcATCTTTATATATCATTAAGTACGTAGTCATTAGAGACTTCTTTCCCTGTAGGATATCAACAGAAGTAATAACATTTGATCAAGTGTTCGTTTTTATCCTCGGACATATATATTCCCTCTCCCCCGTTATATTAATCATCATCTGAAAAATTCTGCAGCTCGTGGAACCTACCTAGTGCCCTTGACCAAGTTGTGGACTGATTTCTATCGCAAAGTTTTGACGTAAagccaacaaaaacagactGATCTTCCCTCGACACCGCAGTCATCGGCTGCTTTTGGATGTCTGCATTGTCGGGTGCAGGCTCAAAATATTGCAAGTCTCTCGGGCTATTCAGCTCCACAGAAAAAGGGGCCTTCTCATTTCGGATACTGTCGGTCAGAGGGACACCCTTACAGAATGGGTGGCGGATTATTTCCTCAAACCCGTATCGCTCTTTTGAATCGGCAATAAGGTGAGAAATCAAATCAATTGCTTCCTTTGACACCGTCGTTTGATCCTTCGGAAACTCCAAGTGCTCTTTGAACTGTATTATCTTCTTAGCGGTTGCGGTGTTATTATCGTTGAAAAATGGAGGATATCCAAATATCATTTCATATAGAATAACACCAGCGCTCCACCAGTCACAGGAATAGTCATATCCCCTTCCAATTAGAACCTCAGGTGCAATGTAGGCGGGTGAGCCGACAGTAGAAAAGAACAtgacctttctttcctttttatccCTGAAGCGTTTCTTTACGTCATCATCAACGGTTACATCCTCCGTTAAATAGCTATCGTCGGCTACGGATGTACTTTCAGCCTGATCCGGATCTCTCTTAGACAACCCAAAATCTGCTAATTTAACATGGCCCTCCCGATCAATAAGGACATTATCCGGCTTCACATCCCTGTGAACATAGCCCATCTTGTGCAGCGCATTCAGTGCTAAAACCAACTCAACGAAATAAAATCTTGCCGTTTCTTCCGGGAAGACATCGTAACGGATGAGCCAAGAAATAAGATCCCCTCCGGAGCAGTACTCTGTTACTATATAAAGGAAGTCTTGATCTTGGAATGCTACCACCAAATCCGTAATCCATGGACAACTTACTCGCTTCTGCCGTAGTTTTGCGTCAGAAAGAAgatctctctctgtgtgtacATTAAGTGAttgcttccttttcacaATTAGATCCTTTCGTATCTTTTTCATGGCATAGACAATGTGAGGTTCTTCCGGTCTCCAACACTGAAACACCTCCGCGAATGCACCCCTCCCAATTGCGTCCCCAACACAGAACTCGTTCACTGTGTGCTTCTTCTGTCTACCTCGGGAATGTTCAATAGCAAAACTTTTCTTGTCCCCCACCATTCCTTTAACGTAGTACTCACCTGTATACTTTTTGGCAACGGCAACCTTTGCGTCAGTGCCAACTTGAGATTTAGGCACATCTGACATCTTGcctgttttttctcccccaccAAAGAGCTTGAGGCTCAAAACAGTAGTAACAGTACAAGGCGAATAGAAAAGATGTTCAATAATTAGCAAACACATATCAACTCACGGCTATGTGCATGCACATACGCtcaaaaattttaaaaatccgATGGGTCATTTTTTAGTCGCACacagtaaataaaataatagcAGAGGAGAGCGAGGAAGTGAGTCAAAAAGATTAGATGGAACACAACATCGGAGACAAACATTCATAGGAGTAGCTTTTTCTTTCGATGCTCTAGTTTTGTAGGCTTCATACGTGttctttttggccatttatTCTCGCCGCCCTTCGAGGCTTTTAAGCTGCTTTTCAACTGTTTTTGGATAGACAAATTCTTCCAGTCCAGGAACGGTGCCCTCTTCAGATCCGATGGAAGGTGCACAAGTCGTACACTTGATCCCTTTAAGAAAACACGACCCTCTACAGAAAGCGAAGAGTCTCGGTGCTGGCACCGCACATCAATAAGTTCTATGTCCCCACATATTGCATCAAGTTGCATCAGCTTGCCATCATAAACACTGCCATCAGTAGTTTCCACCTTGACGAGGAATCCGGTCGCCTCACAAATGGCACGTAAGGGAATATCAGCTACACCTTCCATATCCCTAATAACGACTACCTCAACGATCAACTTGCCTATTTCTCCCACAATTTTGACAATTTGAAAAAAGTGCTAGTGGCGACCAAATCATGCAAAAAATCGACTTTCTTTACGTCTTATTACAAATTAATGCACTCACACACGGTGCTCCcgaacacaaaaaagttcAGGGCAAGccagagagggaaaagaggcgTACGAAAACCACCAAGTGCTATGAAACATAGAtgccaaaaacaaaaccctATCGCACAACACCACCTTCGTGGAGTGTCATCGCGGTCCACGCGAGTCCGGGGCCTCCGTGTCGCGCTGCGAGCAGCAACGACATATGGGTGAAGTATGCCCACGCACAATCGTCCtgaagaataaagaaaaactgCTCCATAAGCCTGTTTACAGACACACTTCACAAAGACATAAACAGTAGGATGTCACTGGAATCAACAGACAACTAGGAACAAggttgcaaaaaaaaagtccatTTGATTGCTTCTCACATCAAACattacatacatacacatgctATACCGCTCTATACCACCTTACGAATCAACATATGGGTGGAACCCCCGCACAAAGCGCGTCCTGCACAACAAATCCCCACGACCAATAGCAACCAGAAAATGAGCAAAAGCGGTTACGGCGGCGCCCGCCGCGATGTGCTGGAaacagaagtaaaagaaagatggAGAAAATTCCACAACAACGATCTCCCACATCGGGACGCTGCTCCGCGCTGCAGCATAAGAAAGGGGCTCCTCTCAATTTCCATGCTCACACGAGGGGCTGCTAATGACGGGAAGGCTACGAAGATGGTGAAGTAGCCACAGGGGTCCCCCGTCCGCTTCGGATCCGACGATCGTCTGTCGTACCCCATCGCCTGTGAACAAAATGTCCCAAACCGAAGAAACCCCAGCTCTCTCCGGCGCTCTAGCCCCAGCCTCGCTACGGTTTTTTGGCCCGCGCCACCGGCAACCACCAGCAAAGAACGGGGAGGAGCACACCCACGAACTCTGGTGCCCCAAGGCACCGAAGCGTAGTGCGACAAACCGTTAGGAAAGAGTTGTCACggacaaaaacgaaaagaagaggagaaaaccCATGGGGTGCCACTCACACCC
The genomic region above belongs to Trypanosoma brucei brucei TREU927 chromosome 10, whole genome shotgun sequence and contains:
- a CDS encoding chaperone protein DnaJ (similar to DnaJ homolog subfamily C member 7 (Tetratricopeptide repeat protein 2)(TPR repeat protein 2) (Swiss-Prot:Q99615) (Homo sapiens)), whose amino-acid sequence is MEPDDGVASWMELREEGNKAFKSEAYANAVKLYSEAIKLNSKEAALFSNRSAAYIKMKEYQKAVLDAEAAIANDKTFVKGYSRLHNALCHLGRFREATQKLKEALVVLEACGASPEDKKQIQELHRTAEEGQRGFEAGQRLLEERNFLAAERELVKAAQLFPDCAIVGIMLGESQASLYPERVIRSLTALSSAHADDTYYLYVRALASYYSGQSGLNNAQSILRHTIELDPDNRKATELLKKIRAVESQKTEGNAAFKEKRFTAAVNCYKAAIEVDPSNIRMTAVLRGNQAAAKMELKEYSSALLDCDFAIKNGAESAKLYARRSRIHEALENYDDALRDIQRAAEMDPSYNGEAQQMKISAKRAKRKDYYKILGLPQGESDDSSIKRAYKKGCLQWHPDKWAHATEEEKAHAEKMFKEVGEAFSILSDPQKKRLYDSGQLDDASSPGGTSDFPARQADIFQMMNMMFQGGCGEGGMPSGFSFTVDPRSRRQKQTFHYR
- a CDS encoding mitochondrial carrier protein, putative, which codes for MLAKDVDAGRSTTSSTTGVPYIPTDVIVKKVAPLIFLPPEHIRELVQCFDHEGKGGLSEAQWSRFCEEHHKRFTSLGQYEIDFERFQYYGEFSATEEPSSAARVVQGVVRFLEGFAAGGIAGAVSKTVIAPADKVKIIFQVDSQRRFSLYNACKLGMATVRKHGIAGLWIGNGATMIRVVPYAAVTFVTFDYYREGFQYLLIADRTSTSKNEGTMVIIRFLSGSLSGATATACTYPLDLMRARLAVHNFDKGVIPSYCRAYRSLVADHGWRSLYSGLVPTVIGIMPYAGCSFAVFETLKSYIVRWRELSSEKSISVHERIVAGGFAGLVAQSATYPLDIVRRRMQVTPGRYRGVFHALRVIYKEEGFLQGWYKGLSMNWIKGPIAVSTVFTVNDIVKRRMREYDEEVVKYSRRGNLVSLPEGLVCGMMAACVAQTCTAALLQLKILFQVCLGRLYSRTTGRHGPLSSGLLCWRGVAAHGGDVTMMRVISYGALTYSLFDICQTASERLLFSLTPTPATNFVAGAVATAAATALLYPIAHVGARAVKHTTPRHFHSHYWLLHDIAKAQSPRSFREWSTFAAMGVGPVGGVGFATYEFLKEHCHCTSFGQRLFAGVLASFVGHVTTYFINVGRRRGQVEQLTSSGVVDAKSVCLKPGFYASFRRCMPRRWPVSATTFGISLAVNDMCRDLVIQERKEILHDIFFTR
- a CDS encoding protein phosphatase 2C-like, putative, translated to MGETLSKPVTEKHTSTFETSHIHVGCCAMQGWRKTMEDAHVAQLNLGGNKHHTFIGVFDGHNGNKIAKYCREHLLDELMLTPEYRSGSYDEAFKKAFGAIDSNLSKMSMLRSEGGTAAICVMLTQNEVICANAGDSRAVLYRGTRAIPLSIDHKPSAPGEKERILRAGGTVQSHRVDGNLAVSRAIGDFDYKENSELSWEEQIVTALPDVTRIDIKEEDAFVVVACDGVWDVLSNDDCCQLIHQSFKDTEDDIGLVCEAVLDRCLAPCIQGTGCDNMTIVIARFKPAFFCSER
- a CDS encoding serine/threonine protein kinase encodes the protein MCLLIIEHLFYSPCTVTTVLSLKLFGGGEKTGKMSDVPKSQVGTDAKVAVAKKYTGEYYVKGMVGDKKSFAIEHSRGRQKKHTVNEFCVGDAIGRGAFAEVFQCWRPEEPHIVYAMKKIRKDLIVKRKQSLNVHTERDLLSDAKLRQKRVSCPWITDLVVAFQDQDFLYIVTEYCSGGDLISWLIRYDVFPEETARFYFVELVLALNALHKMGYVHRDVKPDNVLIDREGHVKLADFGLSKRDPDQAESTSVADDSYLTEDVTVDDDVKKRFRDKKERKVMFFSTVGSPAYIAPEVLIGRGYDYSCDWWSAGVILYEMIFGYPPFFNDNNTATAKKIIQFKEHLEFPKDQTTVSKEAIDLISHLIADSKERYGFEEIIRHPFCKGVPLTDSIRNEKAPFSVELNSPRDLQYFEPAPDNADIQKQPMTAVSREDQSVFVGFTSKLCDRNQSTTWSRALGRFHELQNFSDDD
- a CDS encoding small nuclear ribonucleoprotein, putative, whose protein sequence is MEGVADIPLRAICEATGFLVKVETTDGSVYDGKLMQLDAICGDIELIDVRCQHRDSSLSVEGRVFLKGSSVRLVHLPSDLKRAPFLDWKNLSIQKQLKSSLKASKGGENKWPKRTRMKPTKLEHRKKKLLL